One genomic region from Arthrobacter sp. FB24 encodes:
- a CDS encoding bifunctional nuclease family protein — translation MIEVEIVGVRIELPSNQPLVLLREIHGERHVPIWIGTPEASAIALAQQGVVPPRPMTHDLLIDVVESLGHSIVSVNIVAVEDNIFYGQLQFEDGTTVSSRASDALALALRAKCRIWCADSVMDEAGVRITEHDEGEDTEPGPTVDEERELRRFREFLDDVEPEDFDG, via the coding sequence ATGATTGAAGTCGAGATCGTGGGTGTGCGGATCGAACTGCCGTCGAACCAGCCACTGGTGCTGTTGCGGGAGATTCACGGAGAACGGCATGTGCCCATCTGGATCGGCACCCCTGAAGCCAGCGCCATTGCGCTGGCCCAGCAGGGGGTGGTGCCGCCGCGGCCAATGACGCACGACCTCCTCATCGATGTCGTGGAGTCGTTGGGCCACTCCATTGTCAGCGTGAACATCGTCGCCGTCGAAGACAATATCTTCTACGGGCAGCTGCAGTTTGAAGACGGCACTACGGTCAGTTCCAGGGCTTCGGACGCCCTTGCGCTGGCGTTGCGGGCCAAATGCCGTATTTGGTGCGCCGACTCGGTGATGGATGAGGCCGGCGTCAGGATCACCGAGCATGATGAAGGCGAAGACACCGAGCCGGGCCCCACGGTGGACGAGGAGCGTGAACTGCGGCGCTTCCGGGAGTTCCTGGACGACGTGGAGCCGGAAGATTTCGACGGCTGA
- a CDS encoding MerR family transcriptional regulator encodes MSPKGEAGELKQASTAGVALPASGAQGLLFTEDLPVLDEDAGYRGPTACKAAGITYRQLDYWARTGLVEPAVRGAAGSGSQRLYGFRDILVLKVVKRLLDTGVSLQQIRSAVEHLRERGVEDLAQITLMSDGASVYECTSADEVIDLVQGGQGVFGIAVGRVWREVEGSLAALPSEHAVEQSFPDDELSKRRAARKTG; translated from the coding sequence GTGAGTCCGAAAGGCGAAGCTGGCGAGCTAAAGCAGGCTTCAACGGCAGGCGTTGCCCTGCCTGCGAGCGGTGCTCAGGGCCTCCTCTTCACGGAAGACCTCCCGGTATTGGACGAAGACGCGGGCTACCGCGGACCGACCGCCTGCAAAGCTGCGGGCATCACCTACCGCCAGCTCGACTACTGGGCACGCACAGGCCTCGTTGAGCCTGCCGTGCGTGGTGCAGCCGGGTCTGGCTCCCAACGGCTGTACGGCTTCCGGGACATCCTTGTGCTGAAGGTAGTCAAACGGCTGCTGGACACGGGAGTGTCACTGCAGCAGATCCGTTCCGCCGTGGAGCACTTGCGTGAACGCGGCGTTGAGGACCTGGCGCAGATTACCCTCATGAGCGATGGCGCCAGCGTCTACGAGTGCACGTCTGCGGATGAGGTCATCGACCTGGTCCAGGGCGGCCAGGGCGTTTTCGGGATCGCGGTCGGACGGGTGTGGCGCGAAGTGGAAGGCAGCCTCGCAGCGCTTCCCAGCGAGCACGCCGTCGAGCAGTCCTTTCCGGACGACGAACTTAGCAAGCGCAGGGCCGCCCGCAAAACCGGCTAA